The sequence AGTTTCCATCCCAGACAATTCATCTTCTTCAAATAATTTTTCTCGAAGAGTTTCTCTAATAAAATCTTGTATACTATCATATCCATGCATATCTACATATCCTTTAGCAGAATTCAACATTTTATCTGAGAGTTTTATACTTATTTGCGTACCCATAAATACTAATATGTATTCTTAAGTATTTAAATGTATTCATTCCAAGAAAAAAGTTTTATTAATATCCATTATAAGTCTTAGCATTTTATGTTTAGAAATTTGTTTTAGAAAAGAGTTTTGGTATTCAAAAAAGATAAGGCAAGAATTTTCATTGAATGTATTTATGATAAAGATCTAAGAATATTAGTAAATTTTCTTTCTCTATATAGATATAAGATAAACGATAAGGTGATATGTAAAGTTCTCTAGTTCCCTTTCTTGTATATTTCATAGGTTTTCCTAATTCAGGATTATCTTTTAATTTACTTACTTGCTTGATAATTTTATCTTTCATTAATTGGTCTTTTATTTTTGAAAACTTTTTTTTGAAATGAGGATCATAATTTACATTTACCACTTTTTCATATCTTCAATAAAGTCGTCAAATTTAATAGCAGTATCTTTGCTTGCATCAATTCTTTTATATGCTTCTTCAGTCTCTTTGGCAAATTCCAGATCTTCCTCTAGGTTCTTACTAAAATCTGAGACTTTCTTGATTATAAATTGATTATCTGATTTAATTAAAACTAACTTATCTCCTTCTAATAAATCTCCTCTAAGTTCTGAGGGAATAACTATTTGACCTTTAGAACTAACTTTAGTTATTGCAATATCCATAGTAAGATACATCTTACTTAATTTATAAAAGTATCTTTTTACATAGAATTATCTTGTGTTAGTTATTATTTTTATAAAAGAGTTTTGGTATTCAAAAAAGTTAAGGCAAGACTTTCTGAATATTCTATTCAGAATGCATCAAAATTGTATTTTGATAAGTTGATAATTCATAATCTTTCTCACCTTGTTCAAAAACACCATATCAACAATATCTATGATATTATTGGAATAGATTTTAGAATTGACATTCTAAGACCATAACTCGATAAAGTTTAGCTGTAAATAAAATTATTTATTT is a genomic window of Candidatus Woesearchaeota archaeon containing:
- a CDS encoding ribbon-helix-helix domain-containing protein; translation: MGTQISIKLSDKMLNSAKGYVDMHGYDSIQDFIRETLREKLFEEDELSGMETALASENSLAKNWLSKEEDEAWAHLQKVK
- a CDS encoding type II toxin-antitoxin system RelE/ParE family toxin; protein product: MVNVNYDPHFKKKFSKIKDQLMKDKIIKQVSKLKDNPELGKPMKYTRKGTRELYISPYRLSYIYIEKENLLIFLDLYHKYIQ
- a CDS encoding AbrB/MazE/SpoVT family DNA-binding domain-containing protein → MDIAITKVSSKGQIVIPSELRGDLLEGDKLVLIKSDNQFIIKKVSDFSKNLEEDLEFAKETEEAYKRIDASKDTAIKFDDFIEDMKKW